The proteins below are encoded in one region of Micromonospora pisi:
- a CDS encoding response regulator transcription factor, which produces MTDDVPARGLVLVVEDEPAIADLVRLYLAREGFGVQVERDGSAGLAAARRLRPIACVLDISLPGLAGTEVCRRMRETGDWTPVIFLTARDDETDRIVGLELGADDYVTKPFSPRELVARVRAVLRRTAGTPDRAERRREAGPVTLDPARRTVSVAGAPVQLTSTEFDLLAYLMARPGRVFTRDELLAAVWGYAAHAGTRTVDVHVAQVRGKLGTGASVIRTHRGVGYACAD; this is translated from the coding sequence GTGACGGACGACGTACCCGCCCGTGGGCTCGTCCTGGTAGTCGAGGACGAGCCCGCCATCGCCGACCTGGTCCGGCTCTACCTGGCCCGAGAGGGCTTCGGCGTGCAGGTCGAACGGGACGGGTCCGCCGGGCTCGCGGCGGCCCGCCGGCTGCGCCCGATCGCCTGCGTACTCGACATCTCGCTGCCCGGACTGGCCGGCACCGAAGTCTGCCGCCGGATGCGCGAGACCGGCGACTGGACCCCGGTCATCTTCCTCACCGCCCGGGACGACGAGACGGACCGGATCGTCGGACTCGAACTCGGCGCCGACGACTACGTCACGAAGCCGTTCAGCCCCAGGGAGCTGGTGGCCCGGGTCCGGGCCGTACTCCGGCGTACGGCCGGCACGCCGGACCGCGCCGAACGCCGCCGCGAGGCCGGACCCGTCACCCTCGACCCCGCCCGGCGTACGGTCAGCGTCGCGGGCGCCCCCGTGCAGCTCACGTCGACCGAGTTCGACCTGCTCGCGTACCTGATGGCCCGCCCGGGGCGGGTCTTCACCCGGGACGAGCTGCTGGCCGCCGTCTGGGGGTACGCGGCCCACGCCGGCACCCGTACGGTCGACGTCCACGTGGCGCAGGTACGCGGCAAGCTCGGCACCGGGGCGAGCGTGATCCGCACCCACCGCGGCGTCGGGTACGCCTGTGCCGACTGA
- a CDS encoding sensor histidine kinase: MPTDGSTPRRWLLGRTLSARAVLVSCAVALVSVLVTAAVAGPLAADAIQRQAREALAAQARLAAETLRPRLDRGRTADEERIIRQLRNQGINAYLIRAGVADRPGLPARVVDQVAAGRNFSGRRLVDGVPSLVEARALPGGNGVALTRETTTGLWRMVLGSLWLPLLAGLGAGVVAGILLARRLARPIRNAAVAATRLRSGDRNVRLPVEPPQEVADLAYAFNQLAAALAGSEGRQREFLLSVSHELRTPLTAIRGYAEAIADGVVGPEGAQRAGQTMLTEAEHLDRLVSDLLALARLEAVDFPLEPIRIDLARLVEDAAQTWAARCAAVGVLFRTEVPARPVPAYTDPGRIRQVVDGLLENALRVVPPGAPVVLAVGEAPDGGALIEVRDGGPGFTDDDLAVAFERGALHQRYRGVRKVGSGLGLALAAGLVRRLGGRIVAAHAPEGGAHFTVHLPHVPGGRATPT, translated from the coding sequence GTGCCGACTGACGGCAGCACACCACGCCGCTGGCTGCTCGGACGTACTCTCTCAGCCCGCGCGGTCCTCGTCAGTTGTGCGGTCGCGCTGGTGTCGGTGCTGGTCACCGCCGCCGTAGCCGGGCCGCTGGCGGCGGACGCGATCCAACGTCAGGCCCGCGAAGCACTCGCCGCACAGGCCCGGCTCGCCGCCGAAACGCTGCGCCCCCGCCTCGATCGCGGCCGTACCGCCGACGAGGAACGGATCATCCGGCAACTCCGGAACCAGGGCATCAACGCGTACCTGATCCGGGCCGGCGTCGCCGATCGGCCGGGCCTGCCGGCGCGGGTCGTCGACCAGGTCGCGGCCGGCCGGAACTTCTCCGGCCGTCGGCTGGTCGACGGAGTTCCGTCGCTGGTGGAGGCGCGCGCCCTGCCCGGCGGCAACGGTGTGGCGCTCACCCGCGAGACCACCACCGGGCTCTGGCGGATGGTGCTCGGCAGTCTCTGGCTGCCACTGCTCGCCGGGCTCGGCGCCGGTGTCGTCGCCGGCATCCTGCTCGCCCGTCGGCTGGCCCGGCCGATCCGGAACGCCGCTGTCGCCGCCACCCGCCTGCGCTCCGGCGACCGGAACGTACGCCTGCCCGTCGAGCCACCGCAGGAGGTGGCCGACCTGGCGTACGCGTTCAACCAGCTCGCCGCTGCCCTGGCCGGCAGTGAGGGTCGCCAGCGTGAGTTCCTGCTCTCGGTCTCGCACGAGCTCCGTACGCCGCTCACCGCGATCCGGGGTTACGCCGAGGCGATCGCCGACGGCGTCGTCGGCCCGGAAGGGGCGCAGCGGGCCGGGCAGACCATGCTCACCGAGGCCGAACACCTCGACCGGCTGGTCAGTGACCTGCTCGCACTCGCCCGGCTGGAGGCGGTCGACTTCCCCCTCGAACCGATCCGGATCGACCTCGCCCGGCTGGTCGAGGACGCGGCCCAGACCTGGGCCGCGCGTTGCGCCGCCGTCGGCGTGCTGTTCCGGACCGAGGTGCCCGCGCGTCCGGTGCCGGCGTACACCGACCCCGGGCGGATCCGGCAGGTCGTCGACGGGCTGTTGGAGAACGCGCTACGGGTCGTACCGCCCGGTGCACCGGTGGTGCTCGCCGTCGGCGAGGCACCGGACGGCGGGGCGCTGATCGAGGTACGCGACGGCGGTCCCGGCTTCACCGACGACGACCTCGCGGTTGCCTTCGAACGGGGGGCCCTGCACCAGCGTTACCGGGGTGTACGCAAGGTGGGCAGCGGGCTCGGCCTGGCGCTCGCCGCTGGTCTGGTCCGGCGCCTCGGCGGCCGGATCGTTGCCGCCCACGCCCCCGAAGGCGGTGCCCACTTCACCGTCCACCTTCCTCACGTCCCAGGGGGGAGGGCGACGCCGACGTAG
- a CDS encoding glycosyltransferase family 2 protein, with amino-acid sequence MKLSILMPVYNEEERIADALKQALAVDYPCEIELLVVDDGSRDGTAEILGRADDSRLRVITHPRNAGKGAAIRTAVEHAEGEYMVMLDADLEYDPQDIPKLLDPVLDGRATVVYGNRTFGSHSAYSFWYVMGNKAVTTAANVLFNSYIGDLETCFKLLPVALYRSLDVRSRGFGMEAEVTGKLLRRKIRPYEVPISYRARGREEGKKITWKDGVEAIWILGRERARRRDVTSGTR; translated from the coding sequence GTGAAGCTTTCGATCCTCATGCCGGTCTACAACGAGGAAGAACGCATCGCGGATGCCCTCAAACAGGCACTTGCGGTCGACTACCCGTGTGAAATCGAGCTGCTCGTAGTGGACGATGGCAGCCGTGACGGCACCGCCGAGATCCTTGGTCGGGCTGACGACAGCCGGCTCCGGGTGATCACCCATCCCCGCAACGCGGGCAAGGGCGCCGCCATCAGGACCGCCGTCGAGCATGCCGAGGGCGAGTACATGGTGATGCTCGACGCCGATCTTGAATACGATCCGCAGGACATCCCGAAGTTGCTCGATCCGGTGTTGGACGGTCGGGCCACCGTGGTGTACGGAAATCGGACATTCGGCAGCCACAGCGCCTACAGCTTCTGGTACGTGATGGGCAACAAGGCGGTTACCACCGCCGCCAATGTCCTTTTCAACTCGTACATCGGCGATCTTGAAACCTGCTTCAAGCTGCTGCCGGTCGCGCTGTACCGCTCCCTCGATGTGCGCTCGCGTGGCTTCGGTATGGAGGCCGAGGTCACCGGCAAGCTGCTCCGCCGCAAGATCCGGCCGTACGAGGTGCCGATCAGCTACCGCGCCAGGGGGCGCGAAGAGGGCAAGAAGATCACCTGGAAGGACGGCGTCGAGGCGATCTGGATCCTCGGTCGCGAGCGCGCCCGGCGGCGCGACGTCACCTCGGGCACCCGCTGA
- the soxR gene encoding redox-sensitive transcriptional activator SoxR: MQEGLTIGELAARSGVAPSALRYYERLGLVRAGRTGGNQRRYERSELRRVAFIRISQQVGISLDEIRAALDSLPDSRTPTTSDWTRLSASWQGRLDERIRMLTKLRDDLDGCIGCGCLSLQRCALYNQNDELAAQGPGARLMLADTNASADATGT, encoded by the coding sequence GTGCAGGAAGGGCTCACCATCGGCGAACTCGCCGCCCGCTCAGGGGTGGCGCCGTCAGCACTGCGCTACTACGAACGGCTCGGTCTGGTCCGGGCCGGTCGTACCGGCGGCAACCAGCGCCGGTACGAGCGCAGCGAACTGCGACGGGTGGCCTTCATCCGAATCTCCCAGCAGGTCGGCATCTCGCTCGACGAGATCCGGGCCGCGCTGGACTCGCTGCCCGATTCGCGTACGCCGACCACCTCGGACTGGACCCGTCTCTCCGCGAGCTGGCAGGGGCGCCTCGACGAGCGGATCCGGATGCTCACCAAGCTCCGTGACGACCTCGACGGCTGCATCGGCTGCGGCTGCCTGTCGTTGCAGCGCTGCGCCCTCTACAACCAGAACGACGAGTTGGCCGCCCAGGGCCCCGGAGCCCGGCTGATGCTCGCCGACACCAACGCGAGCGCCGACGCCACCGGGACGTAG
- a CDS encoding NAD(P)H-quinone oxidoreductase → MKAITVPEPGGPEALVWADVPDPELGPGEVLVDVRATAVNRADVLQRQGNYAPPKGASPYPGLECSGVISAIAPDVTGWQVGQEVCALLTGGGYAQRVAVPAGQLLPVPASVDLVEAACLPEVACTVWSNVVRVARLGMGETLLVHGGGSGIGTFAIQLGVALGANVIVTARASKHEQLRKLGATHVVDYRDQDFVEEVKAATDGHGADVILDIMGGSYLGRNVQALATDGRIVVIGLQGGRKGELNLNSLMAKRGSVIGTTLRARSKEDKAAIVRGVREEVWPLVESGAIRPVVDRRLPVTEAAQAHRILEESNHLGKVLLTME, encoded by the coding sequence ATGAAGGCGATCACTGTTCCGGAACCGGGTGGGCCCGAGGCACTCGTCTGGGCCGATGTGCCCGATCCCGAACTGGGTCCGGGTGAGGTGCTGGTCGACGTACGCGCCACCGCCGTGAACCGCGCCGACGTGTTGCAGCGGCAGGGAAACTACGCGCCGCCGAAGGGCGCGTCCCCGTACCCGGGGTTGGAATGCTCCGGCGTGATCAGCGCAATCGCCCCCGACGTCACCGGGTGGCAGGTCGGTCAGGAGGTCTGTGCCCTGCTCACCGGTGGCGGGTACGCGCAGCGGGTCGCGGTCCCGGCCGGGCAGTTGCTGCCGGTGCCGGCCTCCGTTGACCTGGTCGAGGCGGCCTGTCTGCCCGAGGTCGCGTGCACGGTCTGGTCGAACGTGGTGCGGGTGGCCCGGCTGGGCATGGGCGAGACGCTGCTGGTGCACGGCGGCGGCAGCGGCATCGGCACCTTCGCCATCCAGCTCGGCGTCGCGCTCGGCGCCAACGTGATCGTCACCGCCCGGGCCAGCAAGCACGAGCAGCTACGCAAACTGGGCGCGACACATGTGGTCGACTACCGCGACCAGGACTTCGTCGAGGAGGTCAAGGCCGCCACCGACGGTCACGGGGCCGACGTGATCCTGGACATCATGGGCGGCTCCTACCTCGGCCGTAACGTGCAGGCGCTCGCCACCGACGGCCGGATCGTCGTGATCGGGTTGCAGGGCGGACGCAAGGGCGAACTCAACCTGAACTCGCTGATGGCGAAGCGGGGCAGCGTCATCGGCACCACGCTCCGGGCCCGCTCGAAGGAGGACAAGGCGGCCATCGTACGAGGGGTCCGTGAGGAGGTCTGGCCACTGGTGGAGTCGGGCGCGATCCGCCCGGTGGTGGACCGCCGGCTGCCGGTCACCGAGGCGGCGCAGGCGCACCGGATCCTGGAGGAGAGCAACCACCTCGGCAAGGTGCTGCTCACCATGGAATGA
- a CDS encoding WXG100 family type VII secretion target, whose amino-acid sequence MANEVSLQEFKVMMGVFNDAIAVVDTQSKRINGVLSDISGTFSSVAQDWQSPAASTFGDLAREYETDAANLNDLLADILVRMRQTYKNYHDVEVRAQQALRDQEPPPPPGRDRHTVVDQPEQLMRAQVMQATPGQAAPGQFTPAQVMRAELGQLMPAQVMPAEPTPTTPAR is encoded by the coding sequence GTGGCGAACGAAGTGTCACTCCAGGAATTCAAGGTGATGATGGGCGTCTTCAACGACGCCATCGCGGTGGTCGACACCCAGAGCAAGCGCATCAACGGCGTGTTGAGCGACATCTCCGGCACCTTCAGCAGCGTGGCCCAGGACTGGCAGTCGCCGGCCGCGAGCACCTTCGGCGACCTGGCCCGCGAGTACGAGACCGACGCCGCCAACCTCAACGACCTGCTCGCCGACATCCTGGTCCGGATGCGCCAGACGTACAAGAACTACCACGATGTCGAGGTACGGGCGCAGCAGGCGCTGCGGGACCAGGAGCCGCCCCCGCCGCCCGGGCGCGACCGGCACACCGTCGTGGACCAGCCGGAGCAGCTCATGCGGGCACAGGTCATGCAGGCCACGCCGGGACAGGCGGCGCCAGGACAGTTCACGCCGGCGCAGGTCATGCGGGCTGAGCTGGGGCAGCTCATGCCGGCGCAGGTCATGCCGGCCGAGCCGACACCGACGACGCCGGCTCGATGA
- a CDS encoding WXG100 family type VII secretion target has translation MTAPNPGRTVPVPTGPTYSSPSPEAELHMDMVNLWTIGKTTIPGQVDELADALDKISNALESIELNWAGDSQKQAQEINERWQNCARALFGTKEHPEVGVLNRIAGGLQGAALNYHSVEEHTIEMWQKYIDLLNQMLAGQSPGDSGGGGGQQSPPISEV, from the coding sequence ATGACGGCGCCCAATCCGGGCCGGACCGTGCCGGTTCCCACCGGCCCCACCTACAGCTCGCCCAGTCCCGAAGCCGAACTGCACATGGACATGGTCAACCTGTGGACGATCGGCAAGACGACCATCCCAGGGCAGGTCGATGAGCTGGCCGACGCGCTGGACAAGATCTCCAACGCGCTGGAGTCGATCGAGCTGAACTGGGCCGGGGACTCCCAGAAGCAGGCGCAGGAGATCAACGAACGCTGGCAGAACTGCGCCCGGGCGCTCTTCGGCACGAAGGAGCACCCCGAGGTCGGCGTGCTCAACCGGATCGCCGGCGGTCTGCAGGGCGCGGCGCTGAACTACCACAGCGTCGAGGAGCACACGATCGAGATGTGGCAGAAGTACATCGACCTGCTCAACCAGATGCTGGCCGGCCAGAGCCCCGGTGACAGCGGCGGTGGCGGCGGCCAGCAGAGCCCGCCGATCAGCGAGGTCTGA
- the eccCa gene encoding type VII secretion protein EccCa translates to MTRIPFHRPARLAYPEPPRDRIAVPTPPPQTRPQTSSVWLTMMLPLLSTLAMAGYLISYGRPLLIVLGIGFVVLSLVATLGMRWQMRHAAEATQRRQRDRYLELLDEVRSSARTLAAVTRRSAVIHQPSPQRLLALVGAGRRTWERRPGDPDFLRIRLGAGNGPLGGGVELSGRMDPMAEYDRSLMGEAEALIADHRTVGEQPAWLDLARCGVVSLVGSERVTRALARSLVLQIAALHAPEDVTIAVHTGGADGWEWAKWLPHTHEPGAAASEAGVTSLVAEDLERLADYLERERDRAREETRNRRGYGPATGVARRLVLVLDGYRPDEPWVRTPILESLWADAGPELGITVVCLTGSRAAEPGRVDGRATVGDDGALELSGPTADRYAVVEAARADLSPERLCEAIARRLAPLRLTEDREPVLSRITTLPEMLGVTDVGQLDPHRGRVLPSDPDMLRVPLGVDGDGQPVLLDLKESAQRGMGPHGLVVGATGSGKSELLRTLVTGLAAKHSPDLLSFVLVDFKGGATFAGVTQLPHVSGLITNLADDLAMVDRVRAALQGEQQRRQRVLRDAGNVDSVREYQMRQAAGGTDVNGQPLEPLPYLVIIVDEFGELLSGRPDFIDLFVQIGRVGRSLGMHLLLATQRLEESRLRGLQSHLSYRLCLRTFSAAESRAVIGTPDAYHLPPVPGSAYLKVDETIYTRFRVAHVSGPYLGARDPDDERNGPVRLVPYTLRPAATALTEQEAHPPVVTDLNTRTELQVAVDRLASIDQPVHQVWLPPLPAVITLGSLLGPLSEHPERGLTAELWQWPGGLKFPIAVVDLPASQQQEPMVVDLSGKDGNVAVVGAPQSGKTVLLRSLLLSAMLTGTPDEIQASIIDFGGGGLLPLASAPHVTGAASRLEPARARRLLAEAMRLVTEREELFRAEGIGSVAEFRRRRDARNLPPGTRAADLFVVIDNWPAVRAELDDADALVVEFAARGLGVGVHLVLSANRWIEIRANLRDSIGGRIELRLNDPYESEISRAISRQLTGAVPGRGAIAPGVFFQAALPTVDERAGTDVVDELSETQAKLVARIAGAWRGASAPAVRMLPDRLTVAELAQRGGRVAGAVGLDEVDLATVAVDLGRDQPHFLVFGDSGSGKSQFLRTWMRAVADSVSEDQARFMVVDYRRSLLGAVPDGHVGAYAGDPHAAEVYARQLAERLAERRPPSNISASELRTRSWWQGPELYLVVDDLDMLTSGAGGPLAPLVPFLVQSRELGFHVVAAHRSAGASRALMSGSMLGRVAELGADGLVLSGEPREGALLGGVRPAPQPPGRGILVRRGRPPVLIQVAIDPEDELVSF, encoded by the coding sequence ATGACCCGGATCCCGTTCCACCGGCCGGCGCGGCTGGCCTACCCCGAGCCTCCCCGGGACCGGATCGCGGTTCCCACTCCGCCGCCACAGACCCGTCCCCAGACCTCCAGCGTCTGGCTCACCATGATGCTCCCGCTCCTCTCCACCCTGGCGATGGCGGGCTACCTCATCTCGTACGGTCGACCGCTGCTGATCGTGCTGGGCATCGGTTTCGTGGTGCTCTCCCTGGTGGCCACCCTCGGCATGCGCTGGCAGATGCGGCACGCCGCCGAGGCCACCCAACGCCGGCAGCGCGACCGCTACCTGGAACTCCTGGACGAGGTACGGTCGTCGGCCCGTACCCTCGCCGCCGTGACCCGCCGCTCGGCGGTCATCCACCAGCCCAGCCCGCAGCGGCTCCTCGCCCTGGTCGGCGCGGGTCGACGGACCTGGGAACGGCGACCCGGCGACCCGGACTTCCTACGGATCCGGCTCGGTGCCGGCAACGGGCCACTCGGCGGGGGCGTCGAACTCAGCGGCCGGATGGACCCGATGGCCGAGTACGACCGCTCCCTGATGGGCGAGGCGGAGGCGCTGATCGCCGACCACCGTACGGTCGGAGAACAGCCGGCGTGGCTGGACCTGGCCCGCTGCGGCGTGGTCAGCCTGGTCGGCAGCGAACGGGTGACCCGGGCACTGGCCCGTTCGCTGGTCCTCCAGATCGCCGCCCTGCACGCGCCCGAGGACGTCACCATCGCCGTGCACACCGGTGGCGCCGACGGCTGGGAGTGGGCGAAGTGGCTGCCACACACCCACGAGCCCGGTGCCGCCGCCTCCGAGGCCGGTGTCACCTCGCTCGTCGCCGAGGACCTCGAACGGCTCGCCGACTACCTGGAGCGGGAACGGGACCGGGCCCGGGAGGAGACCCGCAACCGGCGCGGGTACGGCCCCGCCACCGGTGTCGCCCGACGCCTGGTCCTGGTGCTTGACGGGTACCGACCGGACGAGCCCTGGGTGCGTACCCCGATCCTCGAATCGCTCTGGGCCGACGCCGGTCCCGAACTCGGCATCACCGTGGTCTGCCTGACCGGTTCGCGGGCCGCCGAGCCCGGCCGGGTCGACGGGCGAGCCACCGTCGGCGACGACGGCGCCCTGGAACTGAGCGGCCCCACCGCCGACCGGTACGCGGTGGTCGAGGCGGCCCGGGCGGACCTGAGCCCGGAGCGACTCTGCGAGGCGATCGCCCGCCGCCTGGCGCCACTGCGGCTCACCGAGGACCGGGAACCGGTCCTGTCCCGGATCACCACGCTGCCCGAGATGCTCGGCGTCACCGACGTCGGCCAACTCGACCCGCACCGCGGCCGGGTGCTCCCGTCCGACCCGGACATGCTGCGGGTGCCGCTCGGGGTCGACGGCGACGGGCAACCCGTACTGCTCGACCTCAAGGAGTCGGCACAACGCGGTATGGGCCCGCACGGACTGGTGGTCGGCGCCACCGGCTCCGGTAAGAGCGAACTGCTGCGCACCCTGGTCACCGGTCTGGCCGCCAAACACAGCCCGGACCTGCTGAGTTTCGTCCTGGTGGACTTCAAGGGTGGGGCGACCTTCGCCGGGGTGACCCAACTGCCGCACGTCTCCGGCCTGATCACCAACCTCGCCGACGACCTGGCGATGGTCGACCGGGTCCGCGCCGCGTTGCAGGGTGAGCAGCAGCGCCGGCAACGGGTGCTGCGCGACGCGGGCAACGTCGACTCGGTCCGCGAATACCAGATGCGCCAGGCAGCCGGCGGCACCGACGTCAACGGCCAGCCGCTCGAACCGCTGCCGTACCTGGTCATCATCGTCGACGAGTTCGGGGAACTGCTCTCCGGACGACCCGACTTCATCGACCTCTTCGTGCAGATCGGACGCGTCGGCCGGTCGCTCGGCATGCACCTCCTCCTCGCCACCCAGCGACTGGAGGAGAGCCGGTTGCGTGGCCTCCAGTCGCACCTGTCGTACCGGCTCTGCCTGCGTACGTTCTCCGCCGCCGAGAGCCGCGCGGTGATCGGTACGCCGGACGCGTACCACCTGCCGCCGGTGCCCGGCTCGGCGTACCTGAAGGTCGACGAGACCATCTACACGCGGTTCCGTGTCGCACACGTCTCCGGCCCCTACCTGGGTGCGCGCGACCCCGACGACGAGCGCAACGGCCCGGTCCGGTTGGTGCCCTACACCCTGCGTCCGGCCGCTACCGCGCTGACCGAGCAGGAGGCGCACCCGCCCGTCGTCACCGACCTCAACACCCGGACCGAGTTGCAGGTGGCCGTCGACCGGCTGGCCAGCATCGACCAGCCGGTGCATCAGGTGTGGCTGCCACCGCTGCCGGCCGTGATCACCCTCGGCAGCCTGCTCGGTCCGCTCAGCGAGCACCCGGAACGCGGCCTGACCGCCGAGCTGTGGCAGTGGCCGGGGGGCCTGAAGTTCCCGATCGCGGTGGTCGACCTGCCGGCCAGCCAGCAGCAGGAACCGATGGTCGTGGACCTGTCGGGGAAGGACGGCAACGTCGCGGTGGTGGGGGCACCGCAGTCCGGCAAGACCGTACTGCTGCGCAGCCTGCTGCTGTCGGCGATGCTGACCGGTACGCCGGACGAGATCCAGGCCTCGATCATCGACTTCGGCGGCGGCGGGCTGCTGCCGCTGGCGAGCGCACCGCACGTCACCGGCGCCGCATCCCGGCTGGAGCCGGCCCGGGCCCGGCGCCTGCTCGCCGAGGCGATGCGGCTGGTGACCGAGCGGGAGGAACTCTTCCGCGCCGAGGGCATCGGATCGGTGGCCGAGTTCCGGCGCCGCCGCGACGCGCGGAACCTGCCGCCCGGTACCCGCGCCGCCGACCTCTTCGTGGTGATCGACAACTGGCCCGCGGTCCGAGCCGAACTCGACGACGCGGACGCCCTGGTGGTGGAGTTCGCGGCCCGTGGTCTCGGCGTCGGCGTGCACCTGGTGCTCTCCGCGAACCGGTGGATCGAGATCCGCGCCAACCTGCGGGACAGCATCGGCGGGCGGATCGAGCTGCGCCTCAACGACCCGTACGAGTCGGAGATCAGCCGGGCCATCTCCCGCCAGCTCACCGGCGCGGTCCCCGGACGGGGCGCCATCGCACCCGGCGTCTTCTTCCAGGCGGCGCTGCCGACCGTGGACGAGCGCGCCGGCACCGACGTCGTCGACGAGCTCTCCGAGACGCAGGCGAAACTCGTCGCCCGGATCGCGGGTGCCTGGCGGGGCGCGTCCGCACCGGCGGTGCGCATGCTGCCGGACCGGCTCACCGTCGCCGAACTCGCCCAACGGGGTGGGCGGGTGGCGGGTGCCGTCGGTCTGGACGAGGTGGACCTGGCCACCGTCGCCGTGGACCTGGGCCGAGACCAGCCGCACTTCCTGGTCTTCGGGGACAGCGGGTCGGGCAAGTCGCAGTTCCTGCGTACCTGGATGCGGGCCGTGGCCGACAGCGTCTCCGAGGATCAGGCCCGTTTCATGGTGGTCGACTACCGGCGGAGCCTGCTGGGTGCGGTGCCGGACGGCCACGTCGGCGCGTACGCGGGCGACCCGCACGCGGCCGAGGTGTACGCCCGGCAGCTCGCCGAGCGGCTCGCCGAACGTCGGCCGCCGAGCAACATCTCGGCCAGCGAACTCCGTACCCGATCCTGGTGGCAGGGGCCGGAGCTGTATCTCGTCGTCGACGACCTGGACATGCTCACCTCGGGCGCCGGTGGCCCGCTCGCACCGCTGGTTCCCTTCCTGGTCCAGTCCCGCGAGCTGGGTTTCCACGTGGTCGCCGCACACCGGTCGGCCGGGGCGTCGCGGGCACTGATGTCGGGTTCGATGCTCGGCCGGGTGGCCGAGCTCGGTGCCGACGGGTTGGTGCTCTCCGGGGAGCCCCGCGAGGGTGCGTTGCTCGGCGGCGTACGGCCCGCTCCGCAACCGCCGGGCCGGGGGATTCTGGTGCGTCGTGGTCGGCCGCCGGTGCTGATCCAGGTGGCGATCGATCCCGAGGACGAACTGGTGTCCTTCTGA